In Eretmochelys imbricata isolate rEreImb1 chromosome 14, rEreImb1.hap1, whole genome shotgun sequence, a genomic segment contains:
- the TSEN54 gene encoding tRNA-splicing endonuclease subunit Sen54, translating to MEPEREPRVGRLFGPAELLAARTRDRKVPQCSHGQKDFIPDSSEEQAERLHRCREEHWQLLAEERVERLGSLVKAEWKPREGIVELKSPAGKFWHTMGFTVHGKQCLLPEEALYLLECGSIQLFYRDLPLSIQEAYETLLSQGTVSLLQYQVFSHLKRLGYIVLRFCPSAVPSQYERQLNLDSFRKSAGKCHRKRKRSSSSRLQDKKPKAFGNPPEGEETPEKASDSCGGLSHPASGGSCLSEKSKESDPASGDGESAQVPTDAVQLSKPPGLSKAQAGDYGKAAGNSCSDTHLPRWDFTRIAFPNMASDCPHTFLPQPDERLLPENVVGREADATRWRKLVNQKREKLSRKEREQRERESRYKSSINADRKVRRCSNWQEYKELLKQRSQRRAGRRPSHLWDQPVTPLVKPDQVASAAAVLQQISVLQPSHILDGAFRLQEDTEGMKINFSVYQADAVANFKKNDPGKPYARMCVRRFDEQIPSLRALKQLAYQSEDVPVVFALVDNGDIAFYSFKEFKLPVDIYH from the exons ATGGAGCCCGAGCGGGAGCCCCGCGTGGGCCGCCTCTTCGG cccagctgagtTGCTGGCGGCTCGGACGCGTGACCGCAAGGTTCCTCAGTGTTCACACGGCCAGAAAGACTTCATCCCCGATAGCTCGGAAGAGCAGGCAGAGAGGCTACACCGGTGCCGGGAGGAGCACTGGCAGCTCCTGGCAGAGGAGCGTGTGGAGAGGCT GGGAAGTTTGGTGAAAGCTGAATGGAAGCCACGAGAGGGCATCGTGGAGCTGAAATCCCCTGCG GGGAAGTTCTGGCACACTATGGGGTTCACAGTGCATGGCAAACAGTGCCTACTGCCAGAGGAAGCCCTCTATCTACTGGAATGC GGCTCTATTCAGCTCTTTTACAGGGACCTGCCCTTGTCCATACAAGAAGCCTATGAGACCCTGCTGTCCCAAGGGACGGTGAGCCTGCTGCAGTACCAG GTGTTCAGCCACTTGAAGAGACTGGGTTACATTGTGCTGAGATTCTGCCCCAG TGCTGTCCCATCTCAATACGAGAGGCAGCTGAATCTGGACAGTTTTCGCAAGAGCGCTGGAAAATGCCATCGCAAAAGGAAGAGGAGCTCCAGCTCCCG GTTACAAGACAAGAAACCAAAGGCATTTGGGAATCCTCCAGAAGGTGAAGAGACCCCAGAAAAGGCCAGTGACAGCTGTGGCGGTCTCAGTCACCCAGCCTCTGGAGGGAGCTGTTTGTCAGAGAAGTCAAAAGAGTCAGATCCTGCCAGTGGAGATGGGGAGTCAGCCCAAGTTCCCACTGATGCAGTACAACTCAGCAAGCCCCCCGGTCTCTCAAAAGCTCAGGCTGGAGACTATGGGAAggctgctgggaacagctgcaGTGACACCCACCTGCCCCGCTGGGACTTCACCAGAATCGCCTTCCCCAACATGGCTTCTGACTGCCCACACACCTTCCTGCCACAGCCTGATGAGAGACTGCTCCCGGAGAATGTAGTTGGGCGGGAGGCTGACGCCACCCGCTGGCGCAAGCTGGTCAACCAAAAGCGTGAGAAGTTGTCACGGAAGGAGCGGGAGCAGCGGGAGAGGGAGAGCAGATACAAGAGCAGCATCAATGCAGACAGGAAGGTGAGGCGCTGCTCCAACTGGCAGGAGTACAAGGAGCTTCTGAAGCAGAGGAGCCAGCGGAGGGCAGGGAGGCGGCCTTCGCACCTGTGGGACCAGCCTGTCACCCCGCTGGTGAAGCCGGATCAAGTGGCCTCAGCAG CTGCTGTCCTCCAGCAGATCAGTGTGCTGCAACCTTCCCACATCCTGGATGGAGCCTTCCG GCTGCAGGAGGATACGGAGGGTATGAAGATAAACTTCAGTGTGTATCAAGCAGATGCAGTTGCCAACTTCAAGAAGAACGACCCTGGGAAGCCGTATGCCAGGATGTGTGTGCGGAG GTTTGACGAGCAGATCCCATCCCTGCGGGCACTGAAGCAGCTTGCCTATCAGAGCGAGGATGTCCCGGTGGTCTTTGCACTGGTGGACAATGGAGACATTGCTTTTTATTCTTTCAAGGAATTCAAGCTGCCTGTTGATATTTATCACTGA